In Spea bombifrons isolate aSpeBom1 chromosome 12, aSpeBom1.2.pri, whole genome shotgun sequence, the following proteins share a genomic window:
- the LOC128470376 gene encoding heat shock protein 30C-like yields the protein MFPLSLLRSPHSPLCVCTEPALTLWPATRLIFGQLEDDMLSMRSEMERRMQRVNQAYQLLSQDADTRSRIAQSRQSAAKESEKLRPKTDEAGKDHFELSLDVSRFSPEELTVKTEGRRLIVMGKHEEKRDAEDGSRFHEYREWRREAELPEDVNPEEVMSSLSQDGKLLIQAPRLALPAAAAERTTSITTTQTPVNGEGKSAEPRNSSEKEQPETGAHSSS from the coding sequence ATGTTTCCTCTGAGCCTCCTCCGGTCCCCGCACAGCCCGctgtgtgtctgcacggagccGGCACTCACACTCTGGCCAGCTACGCGCCTCATCTTTGGGCAGCTGGAAGATGACATGCTGAGCATGAGGAGCGAGATGGAGAGGAGAATGCAGCGCGTCAACCAGGCTTATCAGCTCCTCTCTCAGGACGCGGACACGAGAAGCAGAATAGCCCAGAGCAGACAGTCAGCGGCCAAAGAAAGCGAGAAGCTCCGTCCCAAAACAGATGAAGCAGGGAAGGATCACTTTGAGCTCAGCCTAGACGTCAGTCGCTTCTCTCCCGAAGAGCTGACCGTGAAAACTGAAGGAAGGAGACTGATTGTGATGGGAAAACATGAGGAGAAAAGAGATGCCGAGGACGGAAGCCGCTTCCATGAATACCGAGAGTGGAGGAGAGAAGCGGAGCTCCCGGAAGATGTGAATCCTGAGGAAGTGATGAGTTCTCTGTCCCAGGACGGAAAGCTCCTCATTCAGGCTCCTCGCCTGGCGCTGCCGGCAGCTGCTGCGGAGAGGACCACCTCCATCACCACGACCCAGACACCGGTAAATGGAGAGGGGAAGAGCGCCGAGCCCCGGAACAGCAGCGAGAAAGAACAGCCAGAGACCGGAGCTCATTCTTCATCATAG
- the LOC128470539 gene encoding nicotinamide N-methyltransferase-like → MDPPYKFYHLHEFDTKGLFDRYFSATADKLYYDEVVVFPMKVLHKAVAKGNIRGEVLIDVSVGPTFHQLLSVSEYFKEITVLEFSDACIKDLENWVKKGDDAFDLSHTSKFLTELQETNDKWEEKEENVRKRIKHILKCDFTKKNPTDPVVLPKADCIVSYFGINVVSKDQKSYSDNLKKLSIMLKPGGRLLLFGGFNAVFFTLADEKFHTLSYDEAFLRKALAEAGFAIDGLEVLESKMRNESFYCEHICFVNALKIKEPKM, encoded by the exons ATGGATCCTCCTTACAAATTTTATCATTTGCACGAATTTGATACAAAAGGACTTTTTGATAGATACTTTTCTGCGACAGCCGACAAGCTTTACTATGATGAGGTTGTGGTTTTTCCCATGAAAGTACTTCACAAGGCAGTTGCTAAAG GTAACATTAGAGGAGAAGTTCTGATAGACGTTTCGGTTGGCCCCACATTTCACCAACTTTTATCAGTTTCTGAGTATTTCAAAGAGATCACTGTTCTAGAATTCAGCGATGCCTGTATCAAGGATctggagaactgggtgaaaaaaGGAGACGATGCCTTTGACTTGTCTCATACATCAAAGTTTCTGACAGAACTACAGGAAACCaa tgataagtgggaagaaaaggaagagaatGTCAGAAAAAGAATTAAACACATCTTGAAATGTGATTTTACCAAAAAGAACCCTACAGACCCTGTTGTGTTGCCAAAAGCCGACTGTATTGTGAGTTATTTTGGAATAAATGTTGTTTCCAAAGATCAAAAAAGCTACAGTGACAACCTGAAAAAACTCTCAATTATGCTGAAGCCAGGAGGCCGCCTGTTATTATTTGGTGGGTTTAATGCAGTTTTCTTCACCCTTGCTGATGAAAAGTTTCATACCTTATCATATGATGAAGCTTTTCTCAGAAAGGCCTtggcagaagccggctttgctaTTGACGGCCTGGAGGTTTTGGAAAGCAAAATGCGCAATGAGTCCTTTTATTGTGAACATATTTGCTTTgttaatgctttaaaaataaaagaacctAAGATGTAG